The following proteins are encoded in a genomic region of Corylus avellana chromosome ca4, CavTom2PMs-1.0:
- the LOC132179575 gene encoding uncharacterized protein LOC132179575 yields the protein MSSIGQSILMALTVTVNRFASSNVQAVHRRERKRPTAATTTTTTTSDLGRRGLLLLSTVAAAPQVTVSGTELLQKYLKKSEQNKAKNDKERLESYYKRNYKDYFEFVEGSLKEKKEQLSESEKGILDWLQKNK from the exons ATGAGTTCAATAGGCCAAAGCATATTGATGGCACTGACTGTTACAGTCAACAGGTTTGCTTCTTCAAACGTGCAGGCAGTCCatagaagagaaaggaaaagaccAACTGCtgcaaccaccaccaccaccaccacctcagATTTAGGAAGGAGAGGCCTCCTCCTCTTATCCACGGTGGCTGCTGCTCCCCAAGTCACTGTCTCCGGGACTGAGCTTCTTCAAA AGTATCTGAAGAAGTCAGAGCAAAACAAGGCCAAAAATGACAAGGAG AGGCTGGAAAgttattacaagcggaattacAAGGATTACTTTGAGTTCGTGGAAGGAtctttgaaggagaagaaagagcaGCTTTCAGAATCAGAAAAGGGTATTCTTGATTGgcttcaaaaaaacaaatga